A stretch of DNA from Cannabis sativa cultivar Pink pepper isolate KNU-18-1 chromosome X, ASM2916894v1, whole genome shotgun sequence:
CTCTTCATCATTTTTCCAGCGTTGGAGTTCTATGGcctatatatacacatacatttaTAGAAATAGATTAAAAACACAATCCTCATGATGAATCACGAATCATACTGGTTAGTGGGTACCTTCTGTTTAGCTGAGAGTGCTTCCTTGCATGCAGTACTATACATTTCCATTGTTTGCTTAAGTTCAAGCCTTAGCCTCCTCATTTCAGCCTCCACATCTTCCtgtgatttcgaaatttaacagacaaacaaaaaaacaaacaaacagagAAGCAAAGTAAAGatgatattattattacttaccATAGCTGGTGATGAAGATGATAATAAGTCAGTACTGTCTTGTGAAAATGTTGAAGAGAAGTCAGATGGAGATATTGTATCCACCGATCTTCGTCCATTAGGCAAAGACTCAAAGCTGTACTGGTTAAAGTCAATGTCTGTACCATTTGACATCCGAGGTGAGGTCTTTGCTGAGTCAATAATGTTGTCATGGAATAAGGACAGAGGTTGTTGTGATTGGTGTTGGTGTTGGTGTTGTTGTTGTAGTATTATACGGTCAAGACTTGATCTTCCAGAGCTTGGCCTTCCAGAGCTGACAAAAGATATGTCACCACTGTCTGACATAGTAGGAAGTTCTCCATATGACTTTCCATTTGGCCCTCTTCTGCTAGTAAATGGTGACCTGAAGTATTCAAGTTCATCATAAGATCTTCTTGGTGGTTTTTCAAAAACAGAAGCAGCTGATGGGTGAGATGGGGATAGGGATAAGGAAACTTTTGCATTATTATTAGCTGGTTGTGGTTGTGGCTCATCATCAGATTGTTTCATTATTTCAGCTCGTAAGGCAGAGTTGGCCGGAGCTGGGCGCTGTGCAGATCTCATTGACTGAATCTTTCCCTTTGATATCACATACACATTGCAAAAATCAGGTGCCCCTTTTCCCACACTACCAGGAATATCACTCATCTTGAATCTACATAGTGAATTGACACTAATATTGAGTTTGttcttataaattattattaaatttattaaccCAATCAATCAAAATTAATGCTTTCTTTACCTAAGGAAGCCGGTTTTAACGGAAGCACCAAGAACCAAATTTTCGATTGCAGCCTGGGAAACGTACTCAATCAATGCTTTAGCTACATCTACATCTTCTAACATGATGTCTTTGCATTGTATCTGTaatgtatatttataatataagaaaaaacaataataatctgatactataattaatttgatttgatttgattgtgACTTACATCTTTACGGGAACAAAAACAACGAAAAGGGAGGAGCAACTCCCTGGTCTGGGCATCAGGTTCTTTGGAAAGTGAACTATCCTCTGCCACCTCTGTATACAATATAATTAGAAAGGTTAAGAAAAACCCATtgagatgtatatatatatatatataataagagtgAATGAGTGACTTACGTACTTGTAGAAAAAGAAGAATTGGAGTTTTGTTTGAGCTTGACATGAATAAGAACAACAGTTTGGCCTCTTTGGAGAATATTGTCAATAGCCCATTTAAGGGCATTTTGGCTGTTCTTGTCTTTGTCTATGGCCACTGCCACCAATCCATTCCCTCCTTTTCTCTCTGAATGGTGCTTTGGAAAccacattattatttttatttcttattaaTTAAGTTGTTGTTTACTTTCTCAAACAACAACCTAAACCCAAAAGACAAGATCaaatcttctttttttctttttcttggagagagagagaaagagaaagaaaatgaaCTATTTTTGTCTTGTCTTGTTGTCTTGTggctattaataataataaaaaaaataaccagGCATAGGTAGGtatatgcatgcatgcatggctttgttttattttgtcttGACTATATATAATCCTTGTTTTGGGTTTTCTGACTATATAAAGAAAGAACCATGTTTGTGGCATAAATAAGCACTAGTTTtgactatatataatataaacctgttttgactattttacaATCTGTGTCTCCACTAAATATAACCTCCCTGGAATCGGATctaatacatattttattattattattattattatatatcatCACTACGTATATACCTTGATCAATTTTAGTGTAGTTTCCCCTTTTTCTAAGGCATGTTTGACcactcttttatttatttatctttttattttaaacctGTGTCAGCTAATTTTACTATATATAGGTTcttagaaatttatttttctaattcggccacaataaaacaaaaacaacatatcATATGTAATATCTttctattataattaattatgagtTATATTTTGTGACAAAGTTATTGTTGTCAAAATTTTTAAAGGTATTTCTTTCTCATGCTAGTCACAATTTTAATACTTGCAGCTTATGGATTTGCTAACATCCTCTTAGGCTAACCGATGTGTTTTTTTTGGTAAGAAGTAATTCCTCATCCTATATGTAAACTCTATTTTATTGTAATTTCAATAAAACATCATATatttgaaagaaaagaaaaatctatgtattatttatacatataataatgtATTAAGAGGAGGCGTTGCCTTTCGTGAGGGTAGGAGATGGAGCACAACCTTGATGGCAAAGTTTATTTGGACTATTTCGAGCAAACAGGATAACCTTTGGGTTCGGTGAATAAATGCTATTTACTTAAAAGGAAATGACTTTTGGCAGGTTGAGTTTAAACATGATGCGAGCTAGTATTTCATGAAATTATTACGACTGAGAAATTCTATTGATAGGTTACATGTTGTTAATGCTAGTAAGAATGGTAAGTTCAAAGCCAATATGTTTTACATATCTGTTAATCATATGCCAAAAATTGAATATGCTAATCAAATCTGGCATAAAATGAGTATTTCGAAACATAGATTCATTGGATGGCAAGCGATCAATAATCCGCTCTTGACTAGAGACCACATCAGCAGGTTTATGCTGATTGATGATCTTTGTCCGATTTGTGAAACTGACAAAGAGTCTCATGGTCACATCTTTATGGAATGCCCGTTTACTTTAAAGGTTGTGTCAGAAGTTAGCAATTGGTTAGGGAGATTAGATTGGCCGAAAAGCTTCAAGGATTGGTATGATTGACTTTCTAAACCCATCAAAAACTTACAGAGAAAATTGCTCAATGCAGTTTGCTTTATTATCCATAATATTTGAGTGAATAGGAACAATTATATTTTTGATCTTAGTTACAAAACTATCTCTCGTATTAGTTTGGATATTAAGAATGCTATCAAATACATATGTTTGAGTTGTATAAGTAGTAGCAAGAGCAAGTTTGATCTCCATTTATGTAAGATTATAACTAGCTCGTAGTGCTGTTGGTCCCGGCCAGCTTTGCAGCtgttgtttgtattgtgttTCTTCGTTGGTTTCTTTGAATAAAGTCTTctcttattcaaaaaaaaaaaatgtattaagaATGTAAATTGAGTCATTGTTGTTGCCTTCACTTACCCTTGAAGGCTCAAGAAAGTGATACGGTGCCTTCACTTGTTGCTGGACAGCTGTTAGGGCTATTAGGGCCATGTGCCGTTGGAATTCGATTGCCATTCAGGCTATTGGTTGCCATTACAGTCAGTTTTTGGTATTAGTTGTGCAAGAATGTAAACTGTTATTGGGAGGTTTAAAAGAGGtttctctcatttttattaAACGATATGCAAATATGAATATGTTGGCTATCTTTCTAGTCAACACTTtttgtgctttcattgagagctttaACTTTCTTACAAAGATCTCATCTCTTTTCACCTGGTAATCAGGATGATCCTGACAAGGAAAAACGTGTCCACTGAAACCCAGGATTCGATGGCTGTGAATCTCAATGTCTATGTTCCACTAACTAGTGACAATTCGGCCAACCCTGCCCAGCCACCTCGGGCAAACCCATCTGCAGGGTTCCAACAGGTAAGCCCAGTTAATGTCAGGCAAGACTTGACAAATGTCAGGCAGGTCCCGATCAATGCTGGACAACCTGCCCAAAGTACCACAGGGGTTCCTTTAACAAGGGCTACCCCCAGGTATACGCTGGAGAAACTAGATTTGGATTTGGCCAACCTAGTGTCAACGAACCCCATGTTGACTTGGGGGATGATTTTGAGTTGGCCAGACTAAGAGAGGTCGTAGGGCAAGTCTAGGATCATACGAACATCCTCCATCATGAATAAGAAGAAACATGCACTGCTGTGAGCAATGCTTTAGCCTAGCAGAGATGCAAATTCTAAGAATGGATGGATTGGCAGACTACGATCCTCCAATCCCATCAGGCAAAATTAAACTGCCCCAATAGGGCGGCAAATGACCTGATTAGGAGGTTCAACGAAAGAGTTGGGTCTAGAGTGGAAGAACCACCACTCATAAGGGACCCCCTTTGGGGGAAAAGGTCTTTATGTCATGGAGAAAACTCAATGCCTTAGGGACTATGGGGGAACTTCGCATCCAGTGAGCCCAACTGTTTCCCAAATAAGGCCGCCTCCCAATCGACCCAATGATGAACAAATCTCGCCTTAAAGGGCATACAGTTGAATTGACCAGTTCTAAGACTTTcttagagaagaaagaaagagggaAGATATCCTACCTAAGTAGGGCCAAAGTAGGTCCCACTAATCTTACCCCTACCTCAATGAGGATGGTTCCATTAGCCACCCTCTTGATGGGCGCACTAACCAAAGAACTCATAATAACACCAGGCACAATAATGATGTTCCTTCCCGATATGCTCAAACGTAGTCTGACCTGAGGCCCAAGGACTTTGTGTTTGATAGAATGAGTCCCCGAGTGGGAGAAGACCTTCGGAATAACTTAAACCGAAGAAGAAATAATCAGGATGGACAAATTCCACCCCAAAATGATCCACTAAGGGGACAAGATATCCTGCTGACCCATATGATCAACCTCTTGTCAACCCAAGAGAAGAGTTGGCTGGACAAAGGACGACTAGAGTTGATTCTGTAGTACAAGCATAATTGGATCAACTCAAGAGCCTTGTACAAGGACTATCCGACCCAAAGCTTTTCGACATGGAACTTGATTGGGCTTGAGGATTACCTTTCTCTGCACACATTAACGCGTTGCCCCTACCAACCAAGTTCATGATGCCAACCTAGAAAATGTACATTGGAAAAGAAGATCCTTTGGCCCATATCAAATACTTTGAGATTCAAATGGATCTGGAAGGGGTGATAGATGATGTTCATTGTAGAATTTTTCCAGCAACCTTGTCTGACACCGCACAATAGTATTATTTTAAACTGTCCCTAGGGAGATTTGATTCCTGGGATGCTTGCACCACTGAGTTTATACACATTTCCATCCTCTAGACTGATACCATCTCAATTTGAGGACCtgattgaaataaaacaaaGGTCGGGGAACTTTTGAAAGACTATATCTAAAGGTTCATGATCGAAGCCACAAAAATCAAAGGTTTAATAGAAGAAGGATGGTATGCAACCATTTTAGGAGGAATCCTACCTCTGAGTGACCTTTGTAGGGAcatcaaaaaaatatcaactaacAGTATGAGAGAGTTTTTAGACCGAACagtttcataaaacttgaaGAGGTTGTCCGCCAAGTGAAAATTGGCGGGCAGAAAATAGCTACCCCCAACAATACACCTGCCACAGCTGGGGCCAATAATATTGCCCAACCCCAAAGTAACAACAATAACAGAGGGAAATAAAACAACATTGGTTCCGACCAAGGAAATGGTAAGAAAGGGAAATTCAATAATCCCCTTACACAACAACATCCTCGGGAAAAGGAGGAGAAGTTCACATGCTTCACCGTCCTCACAGACACTCCTAGGACAATCCTAATGGCCACCCACGCCAATGTTCCATACAAGAAGCCCCCTTCGATGAAGAAAGACATTAGTAAGAAGCCTCGATTTTACTTGTTACAGTGGTCGTGACCACAAGCCTTCTAGTCGCGACGAATTATGTTGTCGCGATGAGGCTTCTAAGTGGTCGTGACCACGAATTTTACAGAAAGCCTTTTATTTTCAGCCTCGCAATGGTTGCGACCATGGATTAGCTAGTCGCAACCAGGAGACCCACGCAGCCTATAAAGACCCACTTCGGGCCAAAACAATTCTAAACCTAATTTTATCATCCCATTTGAGTTTTCACTTTCTCTCAACCGAAAACACCCAATCTCTCCTACAAATCCTTGATTTCTTCATTTCCATCACTTCTAATCACTTCTAAACACATTATCCTTCATTAATCTTTCTTTTTCCCCGAAAATCAAACCCTAAATCACTCATTCTCACCCAAATCCAAGAATTTCACTATTCATCATCTTCAAACTCAAATTTTCAAGATTTTTCAACAATGGTGGTTCATTGATAGTGTCCTCATTAGTAAGTCTCATTCTTCATGATTGTTCAAATGAATTAGTGAGTTTTCCATTATTTTGAAAGCTTTTGAAGATTGTATCTGGGATTTGTGGATTTTCTTGAGAATTTTTGAGTTGTATTGGATTATTGGTCTCATTGGGTATTAGAGCTGTGATTTTTGTGAAATTTTGTTGTAGGGAAAGTGAAGAAATTAAGGGGAGGTGTTGTCGAAatttctcaagaaattttgGTGAGTgtaaaagttgattttttttggtTGATCATGGGCCCAAAGCGAACAAGAGTGAATGAGGTAGGTGCCTCCTCATCGAATCCTCCATGTATTGCCTTAAGGCCTTCATTTGATAAGACTCGGTTTGTAAGTGAAGAAGCCCAAGATCAGTttcttatattaaaaaataagtcGTATATCAACGACTAGGGGATTGATTATAACACTTTCTCGTTGAACAACCAACCCCAGTTTGAGAGGATAAGGCATCAAGTTCAAACCGAAATTAGGGTTCGTTTGTCAATGTCCACAAAAGAGCCAATGTCACCATGGCTTGTGAATTCTTGGCCTACTAGCCTGAAATAAAGAATGGGCTAGTAAAAGTACGAACAAAGAATGTCCTTGCTACTACAGAAGCAATCAACCTGTTATGAAATGCTTGGGTTTGATCGAGAGCAACAAAGATTGAGAATAATTGAGGAATATGAAGAGCTTGATTAAGAGGACATTGCAGAAAATGTAGGCTTCCTGGGGTTGAGGTTTCATGAACTAGATGGATCGTCAAACCTCTTGTATAGATGTGAACTGAACCTAGTGGCTAAGACTTGGTTATACATTGTCAGTGCACATTTGGTGCCAAGTAAGtacttttttttatgtgtaAATCGACTGTCTCAAGTATGTGTATGCCATCATGAAGGGCTACAATCTTAATGTGGGTGAAATCATTCGCCAAAGCTTTGAGACGATGGTTCAAGGCGCCACGAGTGGGGGAATTAGTTTGGTCGGGGTTATCACCGATCTTTGTGGATCTTACGACATCAAACAACTTGGGAGGTGTTGGGCAGAATACATGAAAGGAGAAGTCACCCAGCATCAGGTGTAAGCTGGACGGAGCCTACCAACCATTACTCTAAACAGTTAGGAAGACACATCCCGAACGGATGTCCAGCCAACAAACTCATAGAGGAAATGTCTAGATTCATCCCAACTGCCTAATTCCCTACAAAATAGGTCAATCAGGGTTCCTAGAAGTGTGGGATTGCGATAATCAAGGGTATTGAGGATATTGTGGGATTGACTCAATCAAatccttaattatttattctgtaattaaatgtaaatattttgcattttaatgaattatattcacTATCCAGAGACTAAATTCTATATTCTCAAAAGAGCCATTACGCTGCCAATTACTTGTAACTTTTACAGAAGTGATAGCAAGAAACTCACTTGAACTTCATGTGATCTTGTTATTTCTTagaaaattacaataaaaagaGAGTAGACTATTACTGAATCCGGGAACGAATCTCTATACATCTTTGCATCGTTTATAATTCTTCATTATTCTCATTATTCAAACacttttattatagttttattGATCTTGCGTCGTTGACTAGAAACGTGGTCAAcacataaataagtaaatatatatgacaataaaattaaataatatatcatactctaaaataataaaataaaagtattttaatgattaaaaaaatatgtatgttAAGCAATATTTTAGACTAgtcatttaattagttttaaaaaatattaatttattaaatatttataataattcaaagataacatactatataatattatattattttttataataaattaaaagttattatttttagataGAGATTTAATGTAATGtaatacaaatatttatttcttaaataaaaaaaaaagttaacagAAGTATAATTGTAAGtatatttatctatattttaaaaaattacacccacttcacatatatattatataaataaataaatggagAAGAATATATATCAAGAGGTAGGGTTATCCATTTCCACACAAGTGGGGTGAAGATCATAATCACAAACATCACAAGAGAATGCCCAAAATCTCCCTCCTCCTTTACAACAATCACAAACATACCCTCTAGCCATATCCAATTTCAGCTCGTGCTCATGTTTCCGATCTTTTACACGTCCCGGCAAAGCCTCCCCTTCTTTCCTCAGCGCCGCCTCCACTTCCCCGATCCTCGACTCCGTGAACGGGAAAGCCCTAGCTCCGTACAAGGAGATCACAGTCTTCCCATCAGCCGGCACGGGTCTCCCGTCGGGTCCGATCAGAACTAGAGCCGGAATCTCCTTCACGTCGAAGATCCGACAGAGGTCTTGCCGTGCTTTTCGGTCGTGGTAAGGGATTGCAAGCCAGGGCATCAGCTCGAGATTAAGTTCGAACTCGTTCAGGTCTCGGTCTGTGGAGACGAACACGATTTCGAATTCGAAGGACGACGAagacgatgatgatgatgagctgCAAACGGCGTCGTATGTCTCTTTCAGCTTTGATGTAAATGATCTGCACGGTGGGCTCCAGTGGGCCCCGAAGTATAGCCCAATTGTCTTTCCCACCAGATTTTGGACCTGAGTCTGCAATGGGCTTATTATTTGATAATgctaaaattaatttgaattttatggtatttttgtaaaaaagagAAATTAGTACCTGAGTTCCATCTCTTGAAATAAGATAGTTACGTTGTTCATGTGACAAAAGTAGTTCCAATTTACCTCCATGAAGCTTAGCCTTATCAATGGCCTTTAATTCTTCCCTTCTCTCCCTAGTGAATGGAAACGCTTCAGCACCATAGTCTTCAATCAATCCAATTAGATCCTCTTCAATTGAAACACCATTATCATCTGAACTCAATAATGGATTAATAAGAGATGGAATACGATCCACTTTGAATTTCTCACTTAATCTTCTGTGCACATCTAAATGAAATGGCACAGCCAACCAAGGCATACACTTGAAATGCTCTTCAAATTTAGTGTTGTCGCGGTCGAAAGAGATGAAGATGATCTCTAATTCTTTCCCTCCATTTTTCAGGGAATTGTAAAGCTGAACCAATTTTGGAGTGAAAGCTTTGCAAGGCCTACACCAATATGCTGAGAAATATAGGCAAATTTTCTTGCCATGGCATGAGGACAATGGTACCTGCTACTCtcacaaaataataatagaaaaaacaaGAGATTCAGTACAAGCTACTGTAAATTCAGCAAGAGACAATAATTATCTAAACTAACTAACTACCTCTCCTTCACTTGACAGAAGGAATTCAACCCCTTCAGATGATAAGATATCAGCCATATCAGTAGACTTAGCTTGGTAGTTAAGTGCTGCCATTTTTAGCTACAAAAGCCACAGAAAAATGGTTTAATCTGGTTTCTCACAAGAAAACTTGTGGtcaatatataaacaaacaaaaagAGTGACATTCACAAAAGagagaattttatttttggccaaTGACTCTTTAAAAGGTGCACCTCAGCTTTATTAtgcataatatgtatatataaatatgtatccAGCTTGCATTTTCCTAAGTTTGggaatttaatttgcaaacaTATTCTTCAAGAGAATTTAGATTACCAACTTGAAGTCAAAAGATTTATATTCTGATCCTTAACAGAGAGtgacaataattaaaaaaaatgatgccTTGAATTGAACCcatcatttaaaattaataataaataaatgtacAACCGCTATTACTACTGTTGCAAGAaattagaataataaacaaataatccaacataattaatttcttattgaaataagaaagaaagatgaaCACGCTATGCTACGCaacacaagaaaaaaaaaggtcaatctttagattagattagattagatatattattttattccttttAGAAAAGGTAAAGGGACCAGCCATATTGTTCACACAGCTTTTGGTCTCATTATCCATTcgattctttttatttatttatttattttttatcaatCGGAAGGCACAGAGTCCAGAAATAAGGATTCCTTACATATTAACTCACCTCCAAATCCAATCTACAATTTGTCAATATAGTATCTAAACACATCATCAATGATCCCAATTGAGGTAGGAAGGAACTATTATATTCTCTATGAAACACTTTATTGGGATCGAGTTATGTAATTAAGAATCTAAACAACACAACTAGAATAGAATAATAACCATGAACATAGAACTAGAACCTCTGTGAGGAAACAACAAAATTTCAAGTGGGATTGGTCCAGTCATCAAAGTTCCTTAGctttattatatacatatatcaaaataagaaaaagaaagaaagaaaaagcgaGAAAAGAGAATTACCTTACCTATTTGGTTATGGAATGGTTATAATCTCCCCTGTTTTTCTTTTGCTAAGAACTTCTCTTAAAGCTAGCCCAAAGGAGTAGGACCACCAGACCAAGGTTTATGGATAAGTGCCCAACAGGCACAGAGCCAAAGACTGAGGTTATCTCTATCGATATAAAGAGACCCTTATATTAGATATGATATAATGAATGCCAAAGATAAAGGGAGTAAAACTTAAACTATTGAGTtagttatgaattaatttagtGATGATGTTATCTTGAATTAATGGTATATCCATATTGAACATTAAAGATCCCTTTAAGCTCTTCACACTTGCACCCAATCGGGTTGGTCCATGAGTCATGACAATGATGAGTTTGGTTTTCAAATCAATTCGAATTTAAAGGAATTGGTAGTATGTACTGTTTGCATGTTATTTATgacaaaattaaaaacatgtgtGTGATTAGCAGCATGGTGAATTTAATCaactgttttttttatttaattgataataatcaaattctttaaaaataagataaaataaaatgtaacatGATACATTTTAGCTCTATGAACTAATTCAATAACAACTATGGCTAAatcaatatatatgaaataagtTTTAATGATTATATCGAATATAACTATAAtggttatatttaattttagttattggaTCATTATTAGACGgttgtaattaatttaaaaatttatcaaaaataatttataaattaatgtaACCTAGTACTaacatgattttatttattttaaaataaaaaaaaattaatttatttcaagtatgtaattaatttaagtctaaaaatagaaattgtacctgattatacatatataaaggaATGTTCAAGGAAGACTATCATGTGACATTCTACATTTCTTTTAGCCTAACTTATCTATTTTATACACCGTGCCCACCCAACAAGCTAGGTTGCTTGCAATACAAtaatttcatattttctttgaaaaaaaaaatacacatatagTTATGTTATGAATTACTCGATCAAGAACACAAACAAATACAAAACCGAGAAAATAGTTAAAAACAAAACTGAACATAACACAAAACAAATAAtttagactaatataatcaaGCATAAAACAATGTAAATGAAAGAGATATTATGTGGTTCGAACAAGGAATAACAATGTGTTATCCTGCCTACCCCACGGCCAGAAACAATCCTTAGGGCCTTTGATCTTTATTGAATGAAAGTCACTAAAGATTACACCAAAAGGAAATGTTAAGAACAGTTCAGCACACTCAAATGAAGCTTTGTTTCAATTACAATGATTCTCAGAATTCTCTCAACTCTGGTTTCTCTCTCATTCCTCTCTCTCAATTCTTTCTCTGAATCGTGGTCTAGATTTTGGTGTATTTAGCTCGATTGATGAGGACTCCTTTTATAAGCCCTGGACTAGTTTTCAAATAGCATAACTGTCATAACAGAATATTAAGTAATTCTATTATGACATTAGCCGAGCTAGTGAGATAGTACCAAAAACTAGGTACCTCAAATGTGTAGCCAAACATAACAAATCATCCACCTTAGGTTTTACATTTGAGTTGTAGTCACCCTGTTGAGAAAGAGCTATTCTGGGCTTGATAAACTCAACAATCAAGTATGCTTAGCAAGTTCAGATAAAGTCTGAACTTTGTTAAAGGAACATACTTTGTTAGCTTATCTGTTGGGTTTTCTTTAGTTCCTCCAATCTTCTTCACTTGAACTTCTCCTTTTGCAATCATATCCATGATGAAGTGTAGCTTAATGTCTATATATTTTGATCTTTCATGAAACATAGGATTTTTCATCAAGTGCAGtgcactttgattgtcacaAGGCACTACAATATCTTATGAATTGAAGCCTAATTCAGATGAAACCCCTTAGCCAAATTGCCTCCTTGATTGCTTCTGTGGCAACCATGTATTCAACTTTTGTTGAAGATAGTGCCACTACcttttgaaaattagatttcCAACTAACACATCCACCCGAAACAGTGAATGCAAACCCTGTTATAGAACTCCTGGTATCAATGCTTCCAACATAATCTGAGTCTACAAACCATGCAACTTCAGTGTTTATCTTATTGTTATTGCTGTAAACTAATTCCAAATCCATTGTACCTTTTAGATACCTTAAGATCCATTTGACAGCAGACCAATGTTCATTACCAGGATCTAAAATGAACCTACTCACCATGCTTAGACTGTATGCAAGGTAAGGTCTTGTACGCACCATACAGTACATCAAACTTCCCACACAAGAGGCATATGGAACTGTGTCCATTTGAGCCTTATCCTCTTCTGACTTTGGGCCTGGGATTGAGAAAGTTTAAAGTGAGGGGCTAAATGTGTGGTGACTGGTTTTGACTCATTCATGCAGAACTTATCCAATACCTTCTGAATGTAATATCTTTGAGATAAGGATATTCTAGTAGGTCTTTCTCCCTTGATATCAATTTTTAGGATTCTCTTAGcttttcccatatttttcatttcaaattTTGCACTAAGTTG
This window harbors:
- the LOC115700209 gene encoding U-box domain-containing protein 52 isoform X2, with translation MWFPKHHSERKGGNGLVAVAIDKDKNSQNALKWAIDNILQRGQTVVLIHVKLKQNSNSSFSTKVAEDSSLSKEPDAQTRELLLPFRCFCSRKDIQCKDIMLEDVDVAKALIEYVSQAAIENLVLGASVKTGFLRFKMSDIPGSVGKGAPDFCNVYVISKGKIQSMRSAQRPAPANSALRAEIMKQSDDEPQPQPANNNAKVSLSLSPSHPSAASVFEKPPRRSYDELEYFRSPFTSRRGPNGKSYGELPTMSDSGDISFVSSGRPSSGRSSLDRIILQQQHQHQHQSQQPLSLFHDNIIDSAKTSPRMSNGTDIDFNQYSFESLPNGRRSVDTISPSDFSSTFSQDSTDLLSSSSPAMEDVEAEMRRLRLELKQTMEMYSTACKEALSAKQKAIELQRWKNDEERRLEEARFAEEAAVAIVEKERAKSKAAIEAAEAAKRIADLEAQKRVNAELKAIKESEERRKAMDALSRTDLRYRRYSIEEIEAATGFFDKSRKIGEGGYGPVYKCYLDHTPAAIKVLRPDAAQGRSQFQQEVEVLSCIRHPNMVLLLGACPEYGCLVYEFMANGSLEDRLFCRGNTAPLSWQLRFRIAAEIGTGLLFLHQTKPEPLVHRDLKPANILLDRNFVSKISDVGLARLVPPSVADHVTQYRMTSTAGTFCYIDPEYQQTGMLGVKSDIYSLGIMFLQLITAKSAMGLTHHVERAIEKGTFAEMLDPAVLDWPYDEALSFAKLALKCAELRRKDRPDLGSVILPELNRLRALAEENMQLTLSPGDESPPFNYSQVSVDSNSYTSSLASSRTPSSSIVS
- the LOC115700219 gene encoding probable nucleoredoxin 3 isoform X2, which produces MAALNYQAKSTDMADILSSEGVEFLLSSEGEVPLSSCHGKKICLYFSAYWCRPCKAFTPKLVQLYNSLKNGGKELEIIFISFDRDNTKFEEHFKCMPWLAVPFHLDVHRRLSEKFKVDRIPSLINPLLSSDDNGVSIEEDLIGLIEDYGAEAFPFTRERREELKAIDKAKLHGGKLELLLSHEQRNYLISRDGTQTQVQNLVGKTIGLYFGAHWSPPCRSFTSKLKETYDAVCSSSSSSSSSSFEFEIVFVSTDRDLNEFELNLELMPWLAIPYHDRKARQDLCRIFDVKEIPALVLIGPDGRPVPADGKTVISLYGARAFPFTESRIGEVEAALRKEGEALPGRVKDRKHEHELKLDMARGYVCDCCKGGGRFWAFSCDVCDYDLHPTCVEMDNPTS
- the LOC115700219 gene encoding probable nucleoredoxin 3 isoform X1, whose amino-acid sequence is MAALNYQAKSTDMADILSSEGVEFLLSSEGEQVPLSSCHGKKICLYFSAYWCRPCKAFTPKLVQLYNSLKNGGKELEIIFISFDRDNTKFEEHFKCMPWLAVPFHLDVHRRLSEKFKVDRIPSLINPLLSSDDNGVSIEEDLIGLIEDYGAEAFPFTRERREELKAIDKAKLHGGKLELLLSHEQRNYLISRDGTQTQVQNLVGKTIGLYFGAHWSPPCRSFTSKLKETYDAVCSSSSSSSSSSFEFEIVFVSTDRDLNEFELNLELMPWLAIPYHDRKARQDLCRIFDVKEIPALVLIGPDGRPVPADGKTVISLYGARAFPFTESRIGEVEAALRKEGEALPGRVKDRKHEHELKLDMARGYVCDCCKGGGRFWAFSCDVCDYDLHPTCVEMDNPTS